The following coding sequences lie in one Lelliottia jeotgali genomic window:
- a CDS encoding Purine nucleotide synthesis repressor, whose product MATIKDVAKRANVSTTTVSHVINKTRFVAEETRNAVWAAIKELHYSPSAVARSLKVNHTKSIGLLATSSEAAYFAEIIEAVEKNCFQKGYTLILGNAWNSQEKQRAYLSMMAQKRVDGLLVMCSEYPESVLSMLEEYRHIPMVVMDWGDTRADFTDSVNDNAFEGGYMAGRYLIERGHREIGVIPGPLERNTGAGRLAGFMKAMEEALITVPENWIVQGDFEPESGYRAMQQIVSQSHRPTAVFIGGDIMAMGALCAADELGLRVPQDISVIGYDNVRNARYFTPALTTIHQPKDSLGETAFNMLMDRIVSKREESQSIEVHPRLIERRSVADGPFRDYRR is encoded by the coding sequence ATGGCAACAATTAAAGATGTGGCGAAACGCGCAAACGTTTCCACTACAACCGTATCACATGTAATTAACAAAACACGTTTTGTTGCGGAAGAGACGCGCAACGCCGTGTGGGCAGCTATCAAAGAACTGCACTACTCCCCAAGTGCCGTAGCGCGCAGCCTGAAAGTGAATCACACCAAATCGATCGGACTGCTGGCGACCAGCAGCGAAGCCGCCTATTTTGCGGAAATCATCGAAGCGGTTGAGAAAAACTGTTTCCAGAAGGGCTACACCCTGATCCTGGGTAACGCCTGGAACAGCCAGGAAAAACAGCGTGCTTACCTGTCTATGATGGCGCAAAAGCGCGTCGATGGCCTGCTGGTAATGTGTTCTGAGTATCCGGAATCCGTGCTGTCGATGCTCGAAGAGTATCGTCACATCCCTATGGTGGTCATGGACTGGGGCGATACCCGCGCCGATTTCACCGATTCAGTGAACGACAACGCCTTTGAAGGCGGCTATATGGCGGGCCGTTACCTGATTGAACGCGGACACCGCGAAATCGGCGTGATCCCAGGCCCACTGGAGCGTAATACTGGTGCTGGTCGTCTGGCTGGCTTTATGAAAGCGATGGAAGAAGCGCTGATCACGGTGCCAGAAAACTGGATCGTGCAGGGCGACTTCGAACCGGAATCCGGCTATCGCGCGATGCAGCAGATTGTCTCCCAGTCACATCGTCCGACCGCGGTCTTTATCGGTGGCGATATTATGGCGATGGGCGCACTTTGCGCAGCAGATGAGCTTGGTTTACGCGTGCCGCAGGATATTTCGGTAATCGGATACGATAACGTGCGCAACGCCCGTTACTTTACCCCGGCGCTGACGACGATTCACCAGCCGAAAGACTCGCTGGGTGAAACCGCCTTTAACATGCTGATGGACCGCATCGTCAGCAAACGTGAAGAGTCACAGTCGATTGAAGTCCACCCGCGCCTGATTGAACGCCGCTCCGTCGCTGACGGTCCGTTCCGCGACTATCGTCGTTAA